A region from the Halomonas piscis genome encodes:
- a CDS encoding DUF411 domain-containing protein yields the protein MRRVFTPLLLAGLTSLSATAAQAALPETATLYKNPQCLCCDAYARHLEAQGVDVSVVSDADMNEIKTRAGVPYGKGSCHTVKIGDYWIEGHVPMAALEAFFDDAPATAGIGLAGMPIGTPGMPGAKTEPYHVYTFSEHEAASYMTL from the coding sequence ATGCGCCGCGTATTCACCCCGCTACTGCTGGCCGGCTTGACGTCACTGAGCGCTACCGCCGCCCAGGCCGCGCTGCCGGAAACCGCCACGCTCTACAAGAACCCGCAGTGCCTGTGCTGCGACGCCTATGCCCGCCACCTAGAAGCCCAGGGCGTGGATGTCAGCGTGGTCAGCGATGCCGACATGAACGAGATCAAGACCCGGGCCGGCGTGCCCTACGGCAAGGGTTCCTGCCATACGGTCAAGATCGGCGATTACTGGATCGAGGGTCACGTGCCCATGGCTGCGCTGGAGGCGTTTTTCGACGATGCGCCGGCCACTGCCGGTATCGGCCTTGCCGGCATGCCCATCGGCACGCCGGGGATGCCGGGCGCCAAGACCGAGCCTTATCACGTCTATACCTTCAGCGAGCACGAAGCCGCGTCCTACATGACGCTTTAA